The DNA region CGGTGACGAAGCGGCACAGCGCGAAGCCGGCGAAGCCGGTGCAGAAGGCGGTGGCGACCGTCGCTCCCATGTAGACCAGCAAGGTCAGCAGGAACAGCCGCTTGCGCCCCAGCCGGTCCGCCATCCGGCCGAAGGCCAGCGCGCCGAGCACGGCGCCGGCCACGTACACCGAGCCGGCCCAGCCGACCTGGGCGGCGCTGAGGCCCAGCGTGTCGGGCCGCTCCAGCACGCCGCCGACCGACCCGACCAGCGTCACCTCCAGCCCGTCGAGCACCCAGGCGATGCCCAGCGCCAGCACCACGCGCCAATGCCAGCGCGACCACGGCAGGCGGTCCAGGCGCTCGGGCAGCGACGCGGGCTCCATATGGCGCCGATGATGGCCGATTCCGTGCCGCTGCGCGGCCCTGACACGGGCGTGGCGCGCCGGGCGGCAGCGGCCCCGCCAGCTGGCCGGATGAGAGAATCGGCCCCATGGCCGCCGTCTGGATCGACACCGAAACCCCTGCCCTGCCGCGCGCGGCGAAGATCGAGCGCGAGGCGCACAAGCTCGAGAAGCGCCTGTGCCGGCTGGTGGGCCAGGCGATCACCCAGTATTCGATGATCGAGGAGGGCGACCGGGTGATGGTCTGCCTGTCCGGCGGCAAGGACAGCTACGGCCTGCTGGACATCCTGCTGAAGCTGCAGCAGCGCGCGCCGGTGCGCTTCGAGCTGGTGGCGGTCAACCTCGACCAGAAGCAGCCCGGCTTTCCCGCCCACGTTCTGCCCGATTACCTGACCGCGCTGGGCGTGCCGTTCCACATCGAGGAGCAGGACACCTACTCCATCGTCAAGGACAAGATCCCCGAGGGCAAGACCATGTGCAGCCTGTGCTCGCGGCTGCGCCGGGGCATCCTGTACCGGGTGGCGGACGAACTGGGCGCCACCAAGATCGCGCTCGGCCACCACCGCGACGACATGCTGCAGACCCTGTTCCTCAACATGTTCTTCGGCGGCAAGCTCAAGGGCATGCCGCCCAAGCTGGTCAGCGACGACGGCCGCCATGTGGTGGTGCGCCCGCTGGCCTTCGTGGCCGAGCAGGACTTGGTGCGCTGGGCCGCGCAGCGCCGCTTCCCCATCATCCCGTGCACCCTGTGCGGCAGCCAGGAGAACCTGCAGCGCAAGCAGGTCGGCGCCATGCTGCGCGAGTGGGAGCAGAGGCACCCGGGCCGGCTCGAGAACATGGCCCATGCGTTACAGAACGTCGTGCCTTCTCACCTGGCCGACGGAACGCTGTTCGACTTCGCCGGTCTGACAGCCACCGGCGTGCCCAGCGCTGACGGCGACAAGGCGTTCGACCCCGAGGCATTCGACGCCCCGCCTGCGCTGCCGGGCCTGTCGGTCATCCAGCTCTGACCCGCCTTCGGGAGGCCCGCCATGCCGCGCTGCCCGCGCGCCCTCGCCATTGCCGTCACCGCCGGCCTGCTGCTGCTCGCCGGCTGTGCCGGCAACCTGGTGGTCGACAGCACCGTGCAGTCGTTCTCCGGGCTGAAGGCCCTGCCGGCGACGCCGACCTACCGCTTCGACCGCCTGCCGCTGCAGCACACCCAGCCGGCCCAGGAGCAGGTCGAGGCGCTCGCCGACCAGGCCCTGTTCAAGGCCGGGCTGCGGCGCGACGACCTGGCGCCGGTCTACAGCGTGGAGGTCAGCGCCCGCGTGCAGCGCACCCTCTCGCCCTGGGCCGACCCCTGGGACAGCTGGGGTTGGGGCGGCGCCGCCTACCCCTGGGGCGGCTACTGGCGGCACGGCTACGGCTACCCGTACCCGCGCGCCGACTACATCTGGTTCCAGCGCGAGGTGGGCGTGGTGGTGCGCGAGCTCGCCAGCAAGCAGGTGGTGTTCGAGAGCCGGGCCGCCAACGACGGCCCCTGGGCGGACCATGCCGTCGTGATCGGCGCCATGTTCGATGCCGCCATGGTCGGATTTCCCAACCCGCCCCCCGGCCTGCGCTACGTGAACGTGGAGGTGATCCGGCCCCAGGCGCAGGCGGCCGCACCCGCGCCGGAGCGGGCGCCCGCCTCTGCCCCGTCGCCCACCGGCCGGTGACAACTCGCAACTTCGGCGGCATGGCAGGCCGAGCCGGCCTGCCTAGAATCGGCGGATGGAAGCCACCCGCATCATTGCGGTCCGCCACGGCGAAACGGAATGGAATGTCGATGCCCGCATCCAGGGCCAGCTCGACATCGGCTTGAACGAAACCGGGCGCTGGCAGGCGCAGCGGGTGCGCGAGGCGCTCGCCACCGAGCCCATCTCCGCCATCTATTCCAGCGACCTGTCGCGCGCACATGCCACGGCCGAACCCATCGCCGAGGCCGCCGGCGTGCCCGTGACACCGCACCAGGGGCTGCGCGAACGCAGCTTCGGCAAGTTCGAGGGCAAGACCTTCGACGAGATCCACCAGGCCTGGCCCGAGCACGCGCAGAACTGGCGCAAGCGCATCCCCGACTGGACCCCGCCCGAGGGCGGCGAGTCGCTGCTGCAGTTGCGCGCGCGCGTGCAGCGCACGGTCGAGGAACTGGCCGCCCGCCACCCCGGCGAGCAGATCGTGGTCGTGGCGCACGGCGGCGTGCTGGATGCGCTGTACCGCGTCGCGACCGGCCAGGAAGTCAATTCCCCGCGCACCTGGGAACTCCCCAACGGTGCCATCAACCGGCTGCTCTGGACACCCCAGGGCCTCACCCTCATCGGGTGGTCGGACACCAACCATCTCGATGAACCTCCGGCAGACGAAACCTCCACTTGACGATTCCCTGCGGCAACTGATCGGCCAACCGGTCGCCGCCATCGATACCCCGGCCCTGGTGGTCGACCTCGACGCCATGCAGCGCAACCTGGCGCGCATGGCGGATTTCGCGCGTAAGCACGGCATCCGCTGGCGCGCCCACGCCAAGATGCACAAGAGCTCGGCCATCGCGCGCCTGCAGGTGCAGGCCGGAGCGGTCGGCGTGTGCGTGCAGAAGACCGCCGAGGCCGAGGCCATGGTGGCCGGCGGCGTGCACGACGTCTACATCACCAACGAGGTCATTGCGCCGCAGAAGCTGGCGCGGGTGGCGCAGCTGGCGAGCCGGCTGGCGGTCGACGGCGGCCGGCTGGGCATCGCGGTCGACAGCCGCGAGGGGATCGTCCGGCTGGCGCAGGCCATGAACGACGCCCGCCAGGCCCTGGGCGGCGGCACGGTGATCGACGTCTACGTCGAGATCGATGTCGGCCAGGGCCGCTGCGGCGTGCCGCCCGGCCGCGCGGCGACCGAACTGGTGCACGAGATCCGGCGCCACCCCGCGCTGCGCTTCGCCGGCCTGCAGGCCTACCACGGCAAGGCGCAGCACGTGCGCACGCCGCAGGCGCGGCGCGAGCTGATCGCGCAGGCCGCGCAGGACGCCGCCTTCACCCGCAAGCTGATCGAGGCCGACGGCGTGCCGGTGCCGCTGGTCACCGGGGCCGGCACCGGCAGCATGGTCTGCGAGACGGCCAGCGGCGTCTACGGCGAGCTGCAGGCCGGCTCGTTCCTGTTCATGGACGCCGACTACGCGCAGAACGAGCGCGACCCGGCGCAGCCGAACTTCGAGCACGCCCTGTTCGTCAAGACGCAGGTGATCAGCGCCGGACTGCGGCATGCGGTCTGCGACGCCGGCCACAAGAGCCACGCGATCGACTCCGGCCTGCCGACGGTGCACGACCCGGACGGCGAGCATGGCCTGGCATACGACAACGGCGGCGACGAGCACGGCATCCTGCGGCCGCTCCCCGGCCGCCAGCGGCTGCCCGAGATCGGCCGCACGCTGTGGCTGGTGCCGGGCCATTGCGACCCCACGGTCAACCTGCACGACCACCTGGTCGGCGTGAAGGGCGGCCTGGTCCAGGGCACCGTCGACCGCATCATCCGGGTCGACGCGCGCGGCGCGCTGACCTAGCCGGCCCCGCCGGCAGCGGCGAACAGGTCGGCGCCGTCGCCGCGCCCGGCCGGCGGCGCCACGCCCAGGTGGCGGAACGCGGCCAGCGTCGCGATGCGCCCGCGCGGCGTGCGCTGCAGGTAGCCCTGCTGGATGAGATAGGGCTCGATGACGTCCTCGATGGTGTCGCGCTCCTCGCCGATGGAGGCCGCCACGTTGTCCAGGCCCACCGGCCCGCCGTCGAAGCGGTGGATCACCGCCTCCAGCAGCTTGCGGTCCATGACGTCGAACCCCTGCGGATCGACGTCCAGCATGGCCAGCGCCTTGTTGGCGATGTCCTGCGTGATGCGGCCGCTGCCCTTGACGTCGGCGTAGTCGCGCACGCGCCGCAGCAGGCGGTTGGCCACGCGCGGCGTGCCGCGCGAACGGCGCGCGATCTCGATCGCGCCGGTGTCGTCGATCGGCGCCTCCAGCAGCGAGGCGCTGCGGCGCACGATGCGCGTGAGGTCCTCGGCGCTGTAGAACTCCAGGCGGGCGACGATGCCGAAGCGGTCGCGCAGCGGGTTGGTCAGCATGCCGGCGCGGGTGGTGGCGCCGACCAGCGTGAACGGCTGCAGGTCGAGCTTGATCGAGCGCGCCGCCGGGCCCTCGCCGATCATGATGTCGATCTGGTAGTCCTCCAGCGCCGGGTACAGGATTTCCTCGACCACCGGCGACAGGCGGTGGATCTCGTCGATGAACAGGACGTCGTTCTTCTCGAGATTGGTGAGCAGCGCCGCCAGGTCCTTGGGCTTTTCCAGCACCGGGCCGGAGGTCTGGCGCAGGTTCACGCCCAGCTCGTGGGCCACGATGTGCGACAGCGTGGTCTTGCCCAGCCCGGGCGGGCCGAACAGCAGCACGTGGTCGAGCGCCTCGCCGCGCTTCCTGGCGGCGCCGATGAAGATCTCCAGCTGCTCGCGCGTCTTGGCCTGCCCCACGTAGTCGGCCAGCAGCTTGGGCCGCAGGGCGCGCTCGATGGCCTCCTCGTTGGGCGAGGCCGGCGCGGCGGACACCACGCGCTGGGGCGGCGGCAGGCCGAAATCGTCGGTCCGGATGGTCATGCGTCAGGCCGGGGCCAGGGTGAGCGGCACCAGCCGCGGTTGCGGGTCGCTGCGCGGGTCGCAGCGCAGCACCACGTGCCACTGGCGCCCCTCGCTGTCGACCAGCCAGAACTCGGACACCAGCCAGGGCCGGCCGGCGCCGGCGCTGTCGCGCCGGTGGGTCTCGCGCAGCACCCGGTGCCAGCGGCCGTCGGCCGGCGGCAGCTGGCCGCGCGCCCGCCGCGGGCCGAACAGGCGGCCCAGCGCGGCGCGGTTCTTCTGCTGCAGCGCCGAGTCGGCCTGGCGGGCGTAGCGCAGGCCAGCGAGCAGGGTGGCGCCGCCGAGGGCGAGCAGCAGCGGGATGCCGAGCAGGTCCGCGGGGTGCATGGTGTCAGCGCGCCAGCGCCTTGAGCGCCAGCTTGATGCCCTCGCTCACGCCGACGTCCCTGGGCAGCGCCTTCAAGGCGGCCTGCGCCTCCTTGTCGCTGTAGCCCAGGGCCACCAGCGCCTGCAGGATGTCGGCCTGGGCGTCGCTGGCCGGCGCGCCGCCACCGGCGGCGCCCAGGTCGGCGCCGAGCTTGCCCTTGAGCTCCAGCAGCAGCCGCTCGGCGGTCTTCTTGCCGATGCCCGGCACCTTGACCAGCCGGCTGGCGTCCTGCGCCGTGACGGCGCTGCCGATCTCGGCGACGCTCATGCCGCTGAGCACCGACAGCGCGGTGCGCGGACCGACGCCGGAAATGCGGATCAGCTGGCGGAAGGCATCGCGCTCGCCGGTGCTGCCGAACCCGAACAGCACCTGGGCGTCCTCGCGCACGACGAAATGGGTGAGCAGCGACACCTTCTCGCCGACCCCGGGCAGGTTGTAGAAGGTGCTCATGGGGACATCGACCTCGTAGCCCACGCCCTGGCAGTCCACCAGCACCTGCGGCGGGTTCTTGTCGGCCAGCGTTCCGTTCAATCTGCCTATCATGCGTAGTTCCGGGCAGCACGCCCCCTCTCCGCACGGATTATCAGCTTGATCCTTCGCCACGCCTTCGCGCCACCCAACAACACCCGCCTGGCGCACCTGTGCGGCCCCACAGACGAACACCTGCGAACCATCGAGATCGCCCTGCAGGTCAGGATCAGCCGCCGCCAGGAGCATTTCAAGGTGGAAGGCGCCAAGGCCCGCGCCCAGCGCGCCATGGACGTGCTGCAGGCGCTGTACGAGATCGCCGCCCGGCCGATCTCGCCCGACAAGGTGCAGCTGATGGTGGCCGGCGAGCAAACGATGGACGAGGACGACGAGGGCGCCCAGCTGCTGCACACCCGGCGCTCGGACCTGAAGGCGCGCACGCCCAACCAGAGCGTCTACCTCGACAACATCGCCAACCACGACATCACCTTCGGCATCGGCCCGGCCGGCACCGGCAAGACCTACCTGGCGGTCGCCTGCGCCGTCGACGCCCTGGAGCGCAGCAGCGTGCAGCGCATCGTGCTCACCCGGCCGGCGGTGGAGGCCGGCGAGAAGCTCGGCTTCCTGCCGGGCGACCTGACCCAGAAGGTCGATCCCTACCTGCGGCCGCTGTACGACGCGCTCTACGACCTCATGGGCTTCGAGCGGGTGGGCAAGGCCTTCGAGCGCAACGCGCTGGAGATCGCGCCGCTGGCGTTCATGCGCGGACGCACGCTGAACAACGCCTTCGTCATCCTGGACGAGGCGCAGAACACGACGCCCGAGCAGATGAAGATGTTCCTCACCCGCATCGGCTTCGGCAGCAAGTGCGTGGTCACCGGCGACATCAGCCAGATCGACCTGCCCAAGGGCCAGCTGTCGGGGCTGGTCGAGGCCGAGCACATCCTCAAGCGGGTCAAGGGCATCGCCCACACGCGCTTCACCAGCGCCGACGTGGTGCGCCACCCGCTGGTGGCGCGCATCGTCGATGCCTACGACGCCGCCCGCAAGCGCGATGCCTGACGCCGAGCTCGCCCTCGACCTGCAGTTCGGCACCTTCCCGGGGGCCGCCGAGCACCGCGCGCTGCTGCGCAAGCCGCGCGTGCGGCGCTGGATGGCGATGGCGCTGCAGCGCCCGGGCGAGATCGCGGTGCGCATCGTCGGCGAGGCCGAGGGGCGCGACCTCAATCGCCAGTACCGCGGCAAGGACTACGCCACCAACGTGCTGACCTTCGACTATGCGCGCGCGCCGGTGGTCAGCGCCGACCTGGTGCTGTGCGGCCCGGTGCTGGAGCGCGAGGCGGCGGCGCAGCGCAAGCCGCTGGAGGCGCACTACGCCCACCTGCTGGTGCACGGCACCCTGCACGCGCAGGGCTACGACCACGAGACCGGAGAGCGCGACGCGCTGGAGATGGAGGCGCTGGAGATCCTGCTGCTGGGCGCACTGGGGTTCCCCAACCCCTATTGAGCCGGCCGGCAGCGCCGCCCTCCCGGACGGCCCGGCTCAGCGCATCACCAGCGGGATGGTCACCGGCCCGTCGTTGACCAGGTGCACCTGCATGGCGGCGCCGAATTCGCCGGTCTGCACCAGCGGATGCGCGGCCCGGGCCCGGGCGACGAAGTCCTCGTACAGGCGCCGGCCCTCGTCGGGCGGCGCCGCGTTGCCGAAGCCGGGCCGGTTGCCGCCCGAGGTGTCGGCCGCCAGCGTGAACTGGCTCACCACCAGCAGGCCGCCGCCGGTGTCCTGCAGGCTGCGGTTCATCTTGCCCTCGGCGTCGCCGAAGATGCGCAGCTTGAGCAGCTTGGCCAGCAGGCGCTCGCCCTGCGGCACGTCGTCGCCGCGCTCGGCGCACAGGAGCAGCAGCAGCCCCGGGCCGATCTGGCCGATGGTGCGGCCCTCCACCACCACCCGGGCTTCGCTCACGCGCTGCACCAGTCCGATCACAACGGGTCCTCCTCGTCCAGCAGGTGCGCCTCGACGTCCTGCGGCAGCAGCTGGATGCTGGCGCGCAGGCCGGGCACGGCGCTCATCAGCGCCTGCTCGACCGAGGCGCGCAGGGCCGCCGCGCGGCGCAGCGTCCATTCGGCCGGCATGTGCATGTGCAGGTCGACGAAGCGCCGGCTGCCCGAGCGCCGGGTGGTCACGTGGTCGAAGCGGATCGCCGGGTGCTCGAATCCCTGCAGCACCTTCTCGATCTCGGCCAGCGTGTGGCGGTCGACCCGCTTGTCCATCAGCCCCTGCGACGACGCCCACACCAGCGCCCAGCCCTCGCGCAGGATGTTCAGCGCCACGGCCGCCGCCACCACCGGGTCCAGCCACAGCCAGCCGGTGAGGGCGACCAGGCCGATGCCCACCACCACACCGGCCGAGGTCCAGACGTCGGTGACCAGGTGGCGGGCGTCGGCTTCCAGTGCCATCGAGCGGTGCGCCCTGGCCGACTGCAGCATCCCCCAGGCCAGGGCGCCGTTG from Ramlibacter pinisoli includes:
- a CDS encoding cation diffusion facilitator family transporter — translated: MSLAVRARAVPPGVWLRVSIGVAVLTIGLKTLAWWLTGSVGLLSDAMESLVNLASAAFALLMVRVAARPADAEHPYGHHKAEYFSSFFEGLAILVAALAILWAAAERFLHPQGIEQVGAGLLLSVLSSACNGALAWGMLQSARAHRSMALEADARHLVTDVWTSAGVVVGIGLVALTGWLWLDPVVAAAVALNILREGWALVWASSQGLMDKRVDRHTLAEIEKVLQGFEHPAIRFDHVTTRRSGSRRFVDLHMHMPAEWTLRRAAALRASVEQALMSAVPGLRASIQLLPQDVEAHLLDEEDPL
- a CDS encoding DSD1 family PLP-dependent enzyme, with protein sequence MNLRQTKPPLDDSLRQLIGQPVAAIDTPALVVDLDAMQRNLARMADFARKHGIRWRAHAKMHKSSAIARLQVQAGAVGVCVQKTAEAEAMVAGGVHDVYITNEVIAPQKLARVAQLASRLAVDGGRLGIAVDSREGIVRLAQAMNDARQALGGGTVIDVYVEIDVGQGRCGVPPGRAATELVHEIRRHPALRFAGLQAYHGKAQHVRTPQARRELIAQAAQDAAFTRKLIEADGVPVPLVTGAGTGSMVCETASGVYGELQAGSFLFMDADYAQNERDPAQPNFEHALFVKTQVISAGLRHAVCDAGHKSHAIDSGLPTVHDPDGEHGLAYDNGGDEHGILRPLPGRQRLPEIGRTLWLVPGHCDPTVNLHDHLVGVKGGLVQGTVDRIIRVDARGALT
- the ruvA gene encoding Holliday junction branch migration protein RuvA — its product is MIGRLNGTLADKNPPQVLVDCQGVGYEVDVPMSTFYNLPGVGEKVSLLTHFVVREDAQVLFGFGSTGERDAFRQLIRISGVGPRTALSVLSGMSVAEIGSAVTAQDASRLVKVPGIGKKTAERLLLELKGKLGADLGAAGGGAPASDAQADILQALVALGYSDKEAQAALKALPRDVGVSEGIKLALKALAR
- the ybeY gene encoding rRNA maturation RNase YbeY; its protein translation is MPDAELALDLQFGTFPGAAEHRALLRKPRVRRWMAMALQRPGEIAVRIVGEAEGRDLNRQYRGKDYATNVLTFDYARAPVVSADLVLCGPVLEREAAAQRKPLEAHYAHLLVHGTLHAQGYDHETGERDALEMEALEILLLGALGFPNPY
- a CDS encoding histidine phosphatase family protein, which encodes MEATRIIAVRHGETEWNVDARIQGQLDIGLNETGRWQAQRVREALATEPISAIYSSDLSRAHATAEPIAEAAGVPVTPHQGLRERSFGKFEGKTFDEIHQAWPEHAQNWRKRIPDWTPPEGGESLLQLRARVQRTVEELAARHPGEQIVVVAHGGVLDALYRVATGQEVNSPRTWELPNGAINRLLWTPQGLTLIGWSDTNHLDEPPADETST
- the dtd gene encoding D-aminoacyl-tRNA deacylase, whose product is MIGLVQRVSEARVVVEGRTIGQIGPGLLLLLCAERGDDVPQGERLLAKLLKLRIFGDAEGKMNRSLQDTGGGLLVVSQFTLAADTSGGNRPGFGNAAPPDEGRRLYEDFVARARAAHPLVQTGEFGAAMQVHLVNDGPVTIPLVMR
- a CDS encoding PhoH family protein gives rise to the protein MILRHAFAPPNNTRLAHLCGPTDEHLRTIEIALQVRISRRQEHFKVEGAKARAQRAMDVLQALYEIAARPISPDKVQLMVAGEQTMDEDDEGAQLLHTRRSDLKARTPNQSVYLDNIANHDITFGIGPAGTGKTYLAVACAVDALERSSVQRIVLTRPAVEAGEKLGFLPGDLTQKVDPYLRPLYDALYDLMGFERVGKAFERNALEIAPLAFMRGRTLNNAFVILDEAQNTTPEQMKMFLTRIGFGSKCVVTGDISQIDLPKGQLSGLVEAEHILKRVKGIAHTRFTSADVVRHPLVARIVDAYDAARKRDA
- the ttcA gene encoding tRNA 2-thiocytidine(32) synthetase TtcA; the protein is MAAVWIDTETPALPRAAKIEREAHKLEKRLCRLVGQAITQYSMIEEGDRVMVCLSGGKDSYGLLDILLKLQQRAPVRFELVAVNLDQKQPGFPAHVLPDYLTALGVPFHIEEQDTYSIVKDKIPEGKTMCSLCSRLRRGILYRVADELGATKIALGHHRDDMLQTLFLNMFFGGKLKGMPPKLVSDDGRHVVVRPLAFVAEQDLVRWAAQRRFPIIPCTLCGSQENLQRKQVGAMLREWEQRHPGRLENMAHALQNVVPSHLADGTLFDFAGLTATGVPSADGDKAFDPEAFDAPPALPGLSVIQL
- a CDS encoding DUF4136 domain-containing protein — translated: MPRCPRALAIAVTAGLLLLAGCAGNLVVDSTVQSFSGLKALPATPTYRFDRLPLQHTQPAQEQVEALADQALFKAGLRRDDLAPVYSVEVSARVQRTLSPWADPWDSWGWGGAAYPWGGYWRHGYGYPYPRADYIWFQREVGVVVRELASKQVVFESRAANDGPWADHAVVIGAMFDAAMVGFPNPPPGLRYVNVEVIRPQAQAAAPAPERAPASAPSPTGR
- the ruvB gene encoding Holliday junction branch migration DNA helicase RuvB, producing MTIRTDDFGLPPPQRVVSAAPASPNEEAIERALRPKLLADYVGQAKTREQLEIFIGAARKRGEALDHVLLFGPPGLGKTTLSHIVAHELGVNLRQTSGPVLEKPKDLAALLTNLEKNDVLFIDEIHRLSPVVEEILYPALEDYQIDIMIGEGPAARSIKLDLQPFTLVGATTRAGMLTNPLRDRFGIVARLEFYSAEDLTRIVRRSASLLEAPIDDTGAIEIARRSRGTPRVANRLLRRVRDYADVKGSGRITQDIANKALAMLDVDPQGFDVMDRKLLEAVIHRFDGGPVGLDNVAASIGEERDTIEDVIEPYLIQQGYLQRTPRGRIATLAAFRHLGVAPPAGRGDGADLFAAAGGAG